In Chrysoperla carnea chromosome 2, inChrCarn1.1, whole genome shotgun sequence, the following proteins share a genomic window:
- the LOC123291710 gene encoding sodium channel protein para, with amino-acid sequence MSEDSDSLSEEERSLFRPFTRESLAQIEARIAEEHAKQKELEKKRAEGEPKFGERKKKKEVRYEDEDEDEGPQPDATLEQGVPLPVRLQGGFPPELASTPLEDIDPYYSNQRTFVVVSKGKDIFRFSATDAMWVLDPFNPIRRVAIYILVHPLFSLFIITTILVNCILMIMPTTPAVESTEVIFTGIYTFESAVKVMARGFILQPFTYLRDAWNWLDFVVIALAYVTMGIDLGNLAALRTFRVLRALKTVAIVPGLKTIVGAVIESVKNLRDVIILTMFSLSVFALMGLQIYMGVLTQKCIKNFPMDGSWGNLTDENWHRFMSNETNFYVDDKGEIPLCGNSSGAGQCEPGYTCLQGFGSNPNYGYTSFDSFGWAFLSAFRLMTQDYWENLYQLVLRSAGPWHMLFFIVIIFLGSFYLVNLILAIVAMSYDELQKKAEEEEAAEEEAIKEAELAQLARQKKLDDRAARAEEAAEAAALAASEAANAIVKSPSGFSTDSYELFVGQEKGNEDNYKEHSEGLDSVSEHRTRAPLSSNKIRKVSTTSLSLPGSPFNLRRGSRGSHQFTLRNGRGRICGPPGGDRKPLVLSTYLDAQEHLPYADDSNAVTPMSEENGAMVVPMYYANLGSRHSSYTSHASRISYTSHGDLLGGIGANGKVITKESKLRGKMRNGPPTANYMDMNHKPYREMDGQIGNSGMGDTKLKHLDNPFTDTTQKQTVVDMKDVMVLNEIIEQAAGRQSRVSDQGVSVYYFPEDDDEGPTFKEKMLESLMRIIDMFCVWDCCWLWLEIQKYIALIVFDPFVELFITLCIVVNTLFMALDHHDMDKQMEKALKSGNYFFSATFAIEATMKLCAMSPKYYFQEGWNIFDFLIVTLSLLELGLEGVQGLSVLRSFRLLRVFKLAKSWPTLNLLISIMGRTMGALGNLTFVLCIIIFIFAVMGMQLFGKNYVDNVDRFPDKELPRWNFTDFMHSFMIVFRVLCGEWIESMWDCMLVGDVSCIPFFLATVVIGNLVVLNLFLALLLSNFGSSSLSAPTTDNDTNKIAEAFDRIGRATDWTKAKVRHFFKMVRFKLTNQISDQSPGEGPSNSWNQDARDGGLELTDEILVDGIIYKEKYSKDKLEVTIGDGMEFTIHGDSKNKQKRGKNHINNSKSLLSNQIHQEYLGTIGSLDEDVMSTMSYGSHKHRPFKDESHKGSADTLDDEEEKRDASKEELGIEDDLEDEEGCDCGGPADENEILEAATEDVIENEDYPSDCFPEHWYKRFPFLAGDDDAPFWQGWANLRLKTFQLIENKYFETAVITMILLSSLALALEDVHLPNRPILQDILYYMDRIFTVIFFFEMLIKWLALGFQKYFTNAWCWLDFVIVMVSLINFVASLVGAGGIQAFKTMRTLRALRPLRAMSRMQGMRVVVNALVQAIPSIFNVLLVCLIFWLIFAIMGVQLFAGKYYKCVDANKTTMSHEFIADRNACDAENLTWENSRMNFDHVGKAYLCLFQVATFKGWIQIMNDAIDSREIDKQPIRETNIYMYLYFVFFIIFGSFFTLNLFIGVIIDNFNEQKKRAGGSLEMFMTDDQKKYYNAMKKMGSKKPLKAIPRPRWRPQAIVFEIVTDKKFDMIIMLFIGLNMLTMTMDHYQQKETFTMVLDYLNMIFIVIFSSECLMKIFALRYHYFKEPWNLFDFVVVILSILGLVLSDIIEKYFVSPTLLRVVRVAKVGRVLRLVKGAKGIRTLLFALAMSLPALFNICLLLFLVMFIFAIFGMSFFMHVKDKSGLDDVYNFKTFGQSMILLFQMSTSAGWDGVLDGIINEEDCLPPNNEIGYPGNCGSSTIGITFLLSYLVISFLIVINMYIAVILENYSQATEDVQEGLTDDDYDMYYEIWQNFDPDGTQYIRYDQLSDFLDVLEPPLQIHKPNKYKIVSMDIPICKGDMMFCVDILDALTKDFFARKGPIDDTNELSEVQPGRPDEAGYDPVSSTLWRQREEYCARLIQNAWRKHKRQRSGDGNEGTTGGESDEGELDVQGRQTAVLVESDGFVTKNGHRVVIHSRTPSVTSRTADV; translated from the exons gttcGGTATGAGGACGAGGACGAAGATGAAGGTCCACAGCCGGATGCGACCTTGGAGCAGGGAGTACCACTCCCTGTTCGGCTCCAAGGCGGCTTCCCCCCAGAACTTGCTAGTACACCTTTGGAAGATATCGATCCATACTATAGTAATCAAAGA aCATTCGTGGTAGTTAGTAAGGGAAAAGACATATTTAGATTTAGTGCAACAGATGCAATGTGGGTATTAGATCCATTCAATCCGATCCGGAGAGTAGCGATCTACATCCTTGTGCATCCTTTGTTTTCGCTGTTCATCATCACAACTATTCTCGTCAATTGCATACTCATGATCATGCCCACAACACCAGCAGTTGAATCAACCGA AGTGATATTTACCGGCATCTACACGTTTGAATCAGCCGTGAAGGTGATGGCCAGAGGTTTCATTCTACAGCCGTTCACCTACCTTAGGGATGCATGGAATTGGCTCGACTTCGTAGTTATAGCATTAGC GTACGTTACAATGGGAATAGATCTTGGAAATCTCGCCGCCTTAAGAACATTTCGAGTATTGCGTGCCCTTAAAACAGTAGCTATCGTCCCAG gTTTGAAAACCATCGTCGGTGCTGTCATAGAATCAGTGAAAAATCTGCgtgatgtaattattttaacaatgttTTCACTGTCTGTATTTGCTCTTATGGGCCTCCAAATTTATATGGGTGTTTTAAcccaaaaatgtataaaaaatttcccaatGGATGGCTCATGGGGCAATTTAACGGATGAAAATTGGCATCGGTTTATGAGTAATGAAA caaACTTTTATGTTGATGATAAAGGAGAAATACCACTGTGTGGTAATTCTTCAGGCGCAGG ACAATGTGAACCAGGTTATACATGCCTTCAAGGATTTGGCAGCAATCCAAACTATGGATATACGAGTTTTGATAGTTTTGGTTGGGCTTTCTTATCAGCTTTCAGATTAATGACACAAGATTACTGGGAGAATCTTTATCAATTAGTGCTAAGATCAGCAGGCCCATGGCATATGTTGTTTTTTATAGTCATTATTTTTCTTGGATCGTTTTATTTAGTGAACTTGATTTTAGCCATTGTCGCTATGTCTTACGATGAATTACAAAAGAAAGCTGAAGAGGAAGAAGCTGCTGAGGAAGAGGCTATAAAG gaaGCAGAACTAGCGCAGTTAGCGAGACAGAAAAAACTCGATGACCGTGCAGCTCGTGCAGAAGAAGCTGCTGAAGCGGCAGCATTAGCCGCAAGTGAGGCAGCAAATGCAATAGTAAAATCTCCATCAGGTTTCTCAACGGATAGCTATGAATTGTTTGTTGGTCAAGAAAAAGGAAATGAGGATAACTATAAAGAACATTCAGAAGGATTAGACTCGGTCAGCGAACATCGAACACGAGCACCACTGAGCTCAAATAAGATACGAAAAGTCAGCACA ACGAGCCTTAGTTTACCAGGATCACCATTCAATTTACGGCGGGGTTCAAGAGGTAGTCATCAATTTACATTACGTAATGGTCGTGGCCGTATTTGTGGTCCACCGGGTGGTGATCGTAAACCACTAGTGTTATCTACATATTTAGACGCACAAGAGCATTTACCATATGCAGATGATTCAAATGCCGTAACTCCAATGAGTGAAGAAAATGGAGCTATGGTTGTCCCTATGTATTATGCTaatttag GGTCTAGACATTCATCATACACATCACATGCATCACGAATTTCATACACATCACATGGTGATTTATTAGGAGGAATTGGTGCCAACGGTAAAGTCATCACCAAAGAGAGTAAATTGCGAGGAAAAATGCGGAATGGACCACCAACTGCCAATTATATGGACATGAATCATAAACCTTACAGAGAGATG GATGGACAAATTGGAAATAGTGGAATGGgtgatacaaaattaaaacatttagatAATCCTTTCACAGATACAACGCAAAAGCAAACAGTAGTGGATATGAAAG ATGTTATGgtattgaatgaaataattgagCAAGCTGCTGGAAGGCAGAGTCGTGTTAGTGATCAAGGAG TTTCTGTCTATTATTTCCCAGAGGATGATGATGAAGGGCCTACATTCAAAGAGAAAATGTTAGAATCTTTAATGCGAATCATTGACATGTTCTGTGTATGGGATTGTTGTTGGCTATGGttggaaattcaaaaatatattgcaTTAATTGTATTCGATCCATTTGTGGAATTATTCATCACGTTATGTATTGTCGTCAACACGTTATTTATGGCACTCGATCATCACGACATGGATAAACAAATGGAAAAAGCGCTCAAAAGTGGtaactat tttttttcagcTACTTTTGCAATTGAAGCGACAATGAAATTATGTGCAATGAGTCCTAAGTATTATTTTCAAGAAGGAtggaatatttttgattttcttatCGTCACCCTATCACTTTTGGAATTAGGTTTGGAAGGTGTTCAAGGTTTATCAGTTTTGCGATCGTTTCGATTG cttCGAGTATTTAAATTGGCAAAATCGTGGCCTACGTTGAATCTACTGATATCTATTATGGGTCGGACAATGGGTGCATTGGGTAACTTAACGTTTgtgttatgtattattatattcattttcgcCGTTATGGGTATgcaattatttggaaaaaattacgTTG ataacGTGGATAGATTTCCCGATAAAGAATTACCACGGTGGAATTTTACTGATTTTATGCACTCTTTTATGATTGTATTTCGTGTGTTGTGTGGAGAATGGATTGAATCTATGTGGGATTGTATGCTTGTGGGCGATGTTTCATGCATTCCATTTTTCTTAGCAACAGTAGTTATTGGAAATCTTGTC GTATTGAATCTTTTCTTGGCCTTGTTGCTCAGCAATTTTGGTTCATCAAGTTTATCAGCACCAACAACTGATAACGATACAAATAAAATAGCTGAAGCATTTGATCGTATCGGTCGTGCTACAGATTGGACGAAAGCAAAAGTTAGACACTTTTTTAAGATGGTTCGGTTCAaattaacaaatcaaatttCCGATCAGTCGCCAGGTGAGGGACCATCCAACAGTTGGAACCAAG atgcAAGAGATGGTGGTCTTGAATTAACTGACGAAATTTTAGTAGATGgtattatttacaaagaaaaatattcaaaagataAATTAGAAGTAACAATAGGCGATGGAATGGAGTTCACTATTCATG gtgattctaaaaataaacaaaaacgtgGTAAAAATCACATCAACAATAGtaaatcattattatcaaaTCAAATTCACCAAGAATATTTAGGCACAATAGGTAGTTTAGATGAGGATGTAATGAGTACAATGTCATATGGTAGTCATAAACATCGACCGTTTAAAGATGAAAGCCATAAAGGTAGCGCTGATACATTAGATGATGAGGAAGAAAAACGAGATGCAAGCAAAGAGGAATTAGGAATTGAAGATg atttagagGATGAAGAAGGTTGCGATTGTGGCGGTCCAGccgatgaaaatgaaattttagaagCAGCCACAGAAgatgttatagaaaatgaagATTACCCGTCAGATTGTTTTCCAGAACACTGGTATAAAAGATTTCCATTTCTTGCTGGTGACGATGATGCACCGTTTTGGCAAGGATGGGCTAATCTTCGTTTAAAAACTTTCCAATTAatcgaaaacaaatatttcgaaACAGCAGTTATCACAATGATTCTACTTAGTAGCTTAGCTTTG GCTTTAGAAGATGTACATTTGCCAAATAGGCCAATTTTACAAGATATACTTTATTATATGGATAGGATATTTACAGTTATattcttttttgaaatgttaattaaatggTTGGCCTTAGgatttcagaaatattttacaaacgcATGGTGTTGGCTCGATTTCGTAATTGTAATG gtatcattaattaattttgtagcaTCTTTAGTCGGTGCAGGAGGTATTCAAGCTTTCAAAACAATGCGAACATTGAGAGCCTTGAGACCTTTACGTGCTATGTCCAGGATGCAGGGCATGAGA GTTGTCGTAAATGCATTAGTGCAAGCTATTCCGTCTATTTTTAACGTATTACTTGTGTGTTTGATATTTTGGCTGATTTTTGCTATTATGGGTGTACAGTTGTTTGCTGGAAAATATTATAAG tgCGTAGATGCCAATAAAACTACAATGAGTCATGAGTTTATAGCCGATAGAAATGCATGTGATGCGGAAAATCTTACTTGGGAAAATTCACGAATGAATTTTGATCATGTAGGAAAAGCTTATCTCTGCCTCTTTCAAGTAGCTACATTCAAAGGCTGGATCCAAATTATGAATGATGCTATTGATTCAAGagaa attgatAAGCAGCCTATTCgagaaactaatatttatatgtatttatattttgtattctttattatattcggttcattttttacacttaaccTGTTTATTGGTGTTATCATCGATAACTTTAATGAACAAAAGAAACGGGCAGGTGGTTCACTAGAGATGTTCATGACAGATGATCAGAAAAAGTATTATAATGCTATGAAAAAGATGGGTTCAAAGAAACCATTAAAAGCCATTCCAAGACCAAGG TGGCGACCTCAAGCGATTGTTTTTGAAATCGTAACAGATAAGAAATTTGACATGATAATCATGTTGTTTATTGGTTTGAATATGTTGACAATGACGATGGATCATTACCAACAAAAGGAGACATTCACAATGGTGCTAGATTATCTCAATATGATCTTCATTGTCATCTTCAGCTCTGAGTGCCTTATGAAGATTTTTGCTTTacgttatcattattttaaggaACCTtggaatttatttgattttgttgttgttattctTTCTATATTAG GCTTGGTATTAagtgatataattgaaaaatatttcgtttcgCCAACGTTATTAAGAGTAGTTCGTGTAGCTAAAGTTGGTCGTGTTTTACGTCTCGTTAAAGGAGCAAAAGGAATTAGAACATTGCTTTTCGCTTTAGCAATGTCCTTACCCGCGCTGTTCAATATTTGCCTGCTGCTCTTTTTAGTCATGTTCATCTTTGCTATTTTCGGAATGTCATTTTTCATGCACGTCAAAGACAAAAGTGGTTTAGATGatgtgtataattttaaaacattcggTCAGTCAATGATATTATTGTTTCAA ATGTCAACGTCTGCTGGCTGGGATGGTGTATTAGATGGTATAATTAATGAAGAAGATTGTCTGCCACCAAATAATGAAATTGGGTATCCAGGAAATTGTGGATCATCTACTATAGGCATCACTTTCTTGCTATCTTACTTAGTTATTAGCTTTCTAATCGTCATTAACATGTACATTGCTGTCattcttgaaaactattcaCAG GCAACGGAAGATGTGCAAGAAGGTCTGACAGATGATGATTACGATATGTACTACGAAATCTGGCAAAACTTTGATCCAGATGGTACACAGTACATACGATACGATCAATTATCCGACTTCTTGGATGTACTGGAACCACCATTGCAAATTCACAAacccaataaatataaaattgtatcaaTGGATATACCAATATGTAAAGGGGATATGATGTTTTGTGTCGATATCTTGGATGCATTAACAAAAGATTTCTTCGCACGTAAAGGTCCTATCGATGATACAAATGAATTAAGTGAAGTGCAGCCTGGTCGACCAGATGAAGCTGGTTATGATCCTGTGTCTTCAACATTATGGCGACAACGTGAAGAATATTGTGCAAGATTAATACAGAATGCATGGCGAAAACATAAGAGACAACGATCCGGCGATGGAAATGAAGGCACCACTGGTGGTGAATCAGACGAGGGTGAGTTAGATGTGCAAGGGCGTCAAACTGCCGTACTAGTTGAAAGTGATGGTTTTGTTACGAAAAACGGTCATCGTGTGGTGATCCACTCGAGAACACCAAGTGTCACATCTCGCACTGCTGACGTATGA